In Glycine soja cultivar W05 chromosome 10, ASM419377v2, whole genome shotgun sequence, the genomic stretch ACTTGGCATAATTTTGCATAAAGCTAAGAGGAAAATACATATTTAGCTCTTATTTGGATTATGACTACGAATCATATTAACTTAGCGGGtgtttacacttttttttaaaacaggGGGAAAATCCCAAGAAAGAACTGAACCCGCGAGGGAAGATGTTTACACTTACTGGTTTACTCTATATATCTTATCTTATATTTagattagaaattttaaaattttaaagaatttgaaatgtctaaaatttgaattattttgattttaattttctttattttttaaatgctttatttgaataaatcaatttaaattttttgtttgaataggacaatttaattttctccatatgcaaaatttcaattttattttttatatagataaaattttaaaattaaactttatagaaaataaacacaatctaattttgaaatattaattaaaaaatatttttaatttttaataatttataaatacaaaatattgataattttaactagggtTGTTTTGTCTTACCACAACCAGTGATGTTTTTAAATCGACATCAATCAAGGTCATTTTTTTATCGACATCAAATaggatttttttgtcaaaatatgcTGGAAATATTTGTCAGTTGACGTCAGtcaggactattttttttactaacgtTGGTTGAATCTATTTTCAGCCGAtgttggctagatttttttACCAACGTCGGCTAGGGTTTGTTTAACCGACACCGGCTATGGTCTTTTCGAACGACATTGACCAAGGATATTTTTAGCCAACATCGGCCTAAAAAATCCTAGCAAGcgttgataaaaaaatctatccAATATCGACTAAAAAATAGTTTGGTCGATGCTGACCAATAGAACCTACCCGATGTCAGCTGAAAAACTTCATTCGTCAACATTGGCCAAAAAATCCATAGTCGAAGTTTgctaaaaaatagctctgaCCAGTGTCGAACAAAAAACCCTACCCAACATCGACTATAAAATAGCCTTAgctgatgttggctaaaaaatggCTCTAGTCGATGTCGACCAAAAAAACTCTAGTGGATGTCGACTGTAAGAACCTAGTCGATGTCGACTAAAAATAATCATGTCTGATGTCGGTCAAAAATACCTAGCTGGTGTTAGCAAAAAAAACTctagccaacatcaaccaaaaaacctagctaatgtggttaagaaatagctcTGGCAGATGTCAACCAAAAAACCTTAGTCGATGTcagtaaaaaaattctaaccGACATCGactaagaaaatctagttgacatcagccaaaacaccctagctaacatcgactaaaaaataaccctaactgatattggctaaaaaatagctttggccGATGTTGGATGGAAAAACCTAACTGACGTCGGCTGAAAAACCCTAACAGGTGtctactcaaaagttagtcatgatCGATGTTAATAGAAAAAGTCTAGCCAACGTCGGCCAAAAAAATCATTACTCAATGTCAACTAAAAAAACCTAGATGACAAcgacaaaaaaaatccttggcCGACGTTAGCAAAAATTTCCCGTGACTGACATCagtgagaaaataaccctaaccaacatcatctaaaaaaaatcttagtcgATATCAGCAAAAAATAActttggttgacatcatacaaaaaacTTCTGACCGAAAAATTTTCGGCCAACGttagtgaaaaacaacttatgtcGATATCAGTcgtaaaaactttggtcaccTGTATTTGTGAGTGTTGAGCGAGAAAGAGTCGCGAACAAGAACGTGAGTTAGAATAAGCATCTCcgaaaaaaagaatttcaaattctatatttttttagagaatttgaaatctcactgttttagtcaatcaaaatgattcataaaaatactaaaaattaaatctcctttcaaatactctatccaaacaagctattttatcatgaatcattttaaattccttgaaaaaatgaatttctcTGCTAAATTATTCCATTCAAACACACTATTAAAGATTTTTCCGttcaatatataaatacatattaAGAACGAGAGCTTAATTTGTATTAAGTTaaattgatttgtgagtcttcatatttttatcaaactttaaattaggttcttaaaattttttaattgagtttctaaacttttttttcaattgggtCATTTCATTTGTTATTGTCATAAAAAATCAACCATAAACACCTAATTAGATATATAAATAGTAAACTTAtgtatttataatatgttgtaaGCATAATTgagtcaattataaaaaaatttgaccaAGTTTTAACTTTGTGTATTATTCTTTAACGAActaaaaatgagatttttttagaTGATTTCAAAAAAGGAGTGAGATCGATAATGTTAATatcatttggaaaaaaaaagtaatttaagatgataatgatttatttttaataatgttcattttttttaatttgattttgtagaattttaattgtatgtttatattattttatgaatttgatatatatatatatatatatatatatatatatatatatatatatatatatattaaaactatcttatatatttttagaataatcatATTCCCGTGTCGGATACACATCCAATACACCTATGGAATCTGTGCACAATAGCTTCCTAGCCAGGTGCTGAATAGCATAGCATGGAGTGGTCCCTGTACCGTTTTTCTTATCCCACTGTTTGGTCAGTGTTGCGttccatttattattattttgtcgaTGATATTTATTATCTCTTTATGAGCAAATATTGTTCTTGGTTATCATGCGTAATGACATGCAATATATCttcggtttttttttaatcttaatttattGTTGCTTTGTAAACGTTTTTTACTATCAACTTCCTGGTTACACATTTGGAAACGGGGATAACCAAATATTAACTACCTTTCATTAATATCATTAATTGTGTGTtcagattaatttttaattctatcaaaattaattctaaaattaaattgaaggctaaaacaacaaataattattttaactttttaaatttttttaccatgATTTGATTTTGGGGTGAAAATTGATTCTACTTTCTAGGAATTATTCAAACACACTGTTATAAATAGTTAGGTACATAAGCAATGAAGCAAAACAAATCCATTACAAATGTAAAATTTTCAACTAATTCAGTACTAAAACTATGctttcactactaaaaatatcctattttacgacgcacattctaCGTCGGTCATTCAGTAGCCGACGTAGTAGTCAACGCGGTGGCATTTACGTAATTATATACGATTTTTAAACGATACATTTCGTAAACGATGACGTTTGAATATAACCCCGGCTTTGTACGTTTGGTTCAACTTATCGAAGACGGTGCTTTTGAATACACCGTCGTAGAAATAAAAGGATACAAAGACGGTGTTGCTTATACACCGTCTTAAATTTTGTACTATATATACTCGTCTTTCCATTGATTCAACACTTCATCTCCTGTATTCGAAAACTGTACGACGAAAACCTAAAACCTAGCGCACATTCTACTCATTCCACTCGATCTCTTTTGTGCCCACCCTCACATCGCCGTTCCCTGACCTCCGTCGTGCCCACCCTAGCTACCTGTTGTTCCCACCACCGCCATAGCCGAAGTCGTGCTCTTTGGAGTGGTGTCGCGATCTTGCTACTGTCAAGGTAAGGATGTCGAAGTACTCAGAGTTCTTGTTTGCTGATATATATGTGTTATAGTATTATCTAGTCTTCATATATATAGTGTCAGATTAATGGTTTCAGCCATGATACATATTGAGTTTTATCTAGTCTTTATTGTGAATTGAAAAACTCAACTACGTATCACGTAGAGATTGACTAAAACTATAGATACATAGATCATATCATAATTTCTACCAGACAAtagtataattttcaaaatgaagagcttCCGGTGAACATGAATGTAGCCAACATGAACAGTAGAAGTTGAAAACAATTTCAGTTGTTTTTTTGCTATATTGTCACTTATAAATGTGAAAATCCaatcatatatattaagaaacaaaacagtgaaaAAAGTTTGGTGTTTCTTACTTGCAAGCCTAGCAACAGAGTTCCATCTGCCTTCACCATGGAACCTGACATACTCAACAAGCAACCTGTCCTCTTCAGCAGTCCAAGGTCCCTTCCTCCATACCTGCTCCTCTATGACACCTCTACCCATATGGCCAGCCATAACTTCCCCCCAATACATGGAATAAGGCTTGAAGTTTGTGCttggataaaatattttcttccaatttcTGTGACACTGATTTAGGTCTAGTGTTTGTTGCATATTTTGAGTCTAGTATTGCATATTTATACCTGCTTTGTTTTGATCAATAGTATGACACTGATTGTTAAGCTTGAACTGAAACTTAGAGTCCAACAACTGCTATTCGAGTTGGATAATTATTTGGCACTAGGTTTTGGAAAAGTCTAAAAGAAatgctcttgggtcatggctgGAATAGAACTTTGAGAAAGAAATATGTCTGAGCTTAGTCCTAACAAATTAGAGTCATTAATTGTAGTTATTATTCAATTGATACCATTGTTAGGAACAACATAGTGTTAGGAACAACATAGTGTTAGGATGCAGAGATGGCAATGCTGGTGGTTGGCTCTAACTTGGTCCACTTGGAAGCTTAGGAACAACATAGTGTTCTCTAATGCAACCTTTAATGCTAACAAACTGTTTGAAGATGCAATATTCACTCTATGGACGTGGCTCAGGCACTTTGAGAAAGATTTTACTAtccattttaatcaatggtcaaGTAGCATTAGACACGGCTTTTGCATCAGTAGAGGATACATATTTTTGACTAATAGATGTACATTTACTGTACCCATATACTGGTTCCCTCTCAGACCTGTTTtgtctgactttggaaccattTCTATGGTACCCATACTGCTGTAATATAGTACCTCTGGTAACTCTTTACatatctataaaataatatctttgctgatcaaaataaaaattgataccattgtttttgttttcatataGTGActcagaatttatttttaacatatcatCATAAAAATCTTATACTTTGTAGCTTCATAAATTTAAAGTGTATAAATAGTAATGTGCTTAACaacaaacaattaaatattgttatatGATTAGGGATATTATTAGAAGAACTTCAATCTCGGTAATTTGAAGACGCGACTTTCTTAATGTGGACTTGGCTCCATAATTTGGAGAAGGACTTTACATTACATTTTAGTCAATGGTCTAGTAACTTGAGACATCATTTTTTGCAGCAGTAGGGGTTTCATTAGGGAGTAGGGATCAATATATGTATACTTTGCTTCCCATATTTTGGTTCCCAATCAGACTTATGATGTCTGACTGAGGAACCATTTTTATGGTGACTAACTCTGTaatcagtacctctggtacttccaggttatatatatataatttatctttgctgataaaaaaaaagaagactaaTAAAGCAGAAATTTGAAACTGCAGTGAACAAAGCTTCTTATTGTGGGTTTGAATTAATTTCGTTACATTTTTTCAGAGGAAGTTATATCAATTGGAAGAGTTACTCAAGAAGTTTTTGAACGTATTGCTGCCACAAGCATAAGGACTGAACAAGCTTTTGAATCTATTGCTGCCACAACCACAAGgtactttttgtttattaaatatactTTGTGCGTTtagaaatgattaaaaatataaaattttcttatggGTTGTTATTGGTTGGTAACTTTGTGtatcttagttttttttgttgattggtAAGTTGGTATTAAATGCATGCGTGTCAATTTTGATTGATGCTTTGCCAAGTGATTCAGCAATATTACTGCCAATACAGTAAGATGTGGACTGAATGGTTACCATGGGGTTGATTCAGCAATCTTACTGGCAATACAGTAAGTTGGTATTAAATGCACCCATGTCAATCTTGATTGATGCCCTTTCACCTCACCAAACTCAACACTTTTTCCTTTTGTGCTCTTTTCATTTATGTCTACTTTTTTCATCAAATCTTGTATGGTGATTTGGAGGTTTCTCAACTCCTGTGCATCACAATGAAGTGTTTCTAAAATCTTGCTTTGGTTGCCTATTTCTCCATTCTTTGTGAAAGGAAAAAtctaattatttcatatttctcCATTAGGGGtacaaataatttgaaatgtaGAAGAAACTAAAGGCCTTCTCTTTTAGTAGTGATTAAGTCAAATTGAATACATATATTATAAGTGGAAAAATTCTTGCTTAAAGTATTTAGCCCACTTCCATATACTTAATACTTGAATTTTAAGACTATTAGTTACTCCATACACTTCATTGAGTAATTGTTGGGTTTGTAGAAATATTACCTTACTTACAATTGAATCggagttttgttttttcttgcagctgtaattgttgggtttggtttgtgttttgttcatggtttagtttttgttttatatgcACTAAAAAAAGCTTTGTTTATGGTTCATTTAAGGTTGGTGGCCATGGGGAAAATAATGGAGGGGGATTCAATCATACACACAGTGGCATATGCAGATGATGTTGTCAGGGTAAGTGTAGAAACAGTTATTGATCCTGAGGCTGAGGTCCCCTATGCCACCTCAGAAATACAATATGTGAAGCAGGCCGTCAATACATTTGTAGCTTGGCCCACACACCTTGTGAAAGCTGTATTAGATGAGGtaacatgtttgatttgacATACGTAAAGTAAAACATTCATAGATTACAGTACAAATACTCACCCACTTTCATTAACCATGTAGCATCCACAACGTATTCCACACAACGAGGATGCACATGTGCCGAAGCCGGCTAATGTGAACGCAGATGATCCGTTGCGTGAATTGATGAAGTACAGTTTCGATCTTTACGACAAGCCACTTCAAATCAGCTTTGATGGGAGCTTTCTTGGAATTGTAGATGCATCTACATCGatattcatcacatattcagaTGTTATTGAAATAATAGCAGGAGACAAAAGTCTGAACATATCTGTCATACAATTATGGTTAATGTAAGTGAATCCCTTCATATAACTCATTCCTCATTCATTCAATATCATGATCCACTACAATACTTTCAAATCATGTGAATAGGTATATTCATGAGTGGAGTCAGATATTCAGTCAAGGTTTCATGTATGCATTCCTTGAGCCACAGTCGTTGGTTTGTTCAAAGGATAGACGCAGCGAATGCGAACAATATCTTGAAAGATGGCTTAAGGAATCTGACCGAGAGGTGTACATTGGACCTTACTTCCATCAGTAAGTGCTATTTAACAAACATACTTCAAATGATGTTTGGGTGTATACGTATCTAATGTGAATGACATGCAGGGAACATTGGCAACTCATAATTTTGTGTCCTAGGCAACATGTTGTTGTTTGGTTCTGTTCTTTGCGTAGGAAACCTGATATGCATATCAAAGCTACAATTAATAGGTTATCTCATACCATATAACTTTTTTCAAGCCTTCTTTAATGGTCATTATTGATTGACATTTTGTTGTATATGCGTTGATGTGGTTTTTTAAAAGCAGTGTAATGACAAAATTGAAGAAGACCTTGTCTCCTGAAACTAAGGCAGTTGCACCAAAGTGGATTGAAGTAAAGGTAAGTCAGCTATGTACCATGTGTTAGTGTTGTCTAGTTAAGTCATGAACTTATGTAATGTATACGATGTTCAAATGTTTTCCATATGTAGAGTCACGTTCAAATCGGCTGTTATGAATGTGGATATTACATAATGCATTGGATCTGGAACATCATAGCCAGCGACATAAAGAGTGATTGGTCCATGGTATGCATAAACTTCAGTACAATTGGaactgaatttttatatttgcagtACTAACTTACAATTATGAATACTTGCAGTGGTTTGCTAATGACACACCGTTGGACATCGGCATCATCACCACAATTCGAAAGAAATgggcaacattttttttaaagacaacaATAAGTCAAAACGGCTAATGATGGCGTTGGAGTATTTTTTTCCCTGTATTTGAGACAATTGTTATGTTATTTGACACAGCGGCTATTTTATTTTCGGTCATGCTACTAATATTCTATTCTTAGTATTACCTACTCAATTTCATATAATTGTAGTAATATATTGTCTTTACCCCCTTCTACTGCATTGCATCTGCATTTGATTACCACAGCAACAATTTAGTGCAGCTATAGTACCACCAAGCTTGCCACTGCAGCAGTTAAGTGAACAAATGAAGTGTCCACAGTCATTGGATGGTTGCTTGGTAGAGGTACATGCTAATAACTAATAAGATTTCCTGTGCAGGGTATCATTGTTTTTGCATGACTGATGGCTACCTTGGGGCTGGAGATTTTGGTTGAATCTGCCTCAAGTGTTATTTTGAAGGTAATTGAGATaatcttttgttgttgtttgtttattatatacCTAAATTTGGGTTGAAGACTAGTTATTCAACATGTGGATTATCTACCATAAGATTGTTCTAATAAGTGATTTTATCATTTGAGCAGATGATATTATCATTTGACCTTGCTTTTGCTTTGATTCCGCTCCTAAAGTTCAGTAGCAACAAAGTGACTAGCAGCACAAGCATTGAAGAGGTGTGTTTCCTCCTTGTTTGTGGATTCATGAACTATAAGTTAATACATGAAACTGAAAAATGTTctagttataaaatttgattagcTAGGCTTACATGAATTGTTGAATTGATCAGCTAGGCATACATTATATCAACTGTTAGTGTCATTTTTTCAGTCTAATAATATTTTGGttgatattatcattattatgattaaaGAGATTGCAGGGATTCCAAGGGAAGGGGACCAGGGgatgaaaaatatgattaaagagAGTTCTTGAGGAGTTTGTCACATGCTCAGGTAATTAGTGCTAAAGCAGTTGGGTGAAATTCTCATATTTTGAATGCTGCATGCAATTAATATCGTCATTTGATGAAATGCAGAATCTTCCTGACTGGTTTAGTGCATGTTTCATTGATTGCAttccatttaaaatattattaatcaagAGGAGTCTTGCTTAATTTACTTCAGTGTTGAGCGTGCTGCATTTGTCTTATGTAGTagttcattcatttatttaattttagttgacAACTTGTGGAATGGTGATATCAAAATATAACCTATGAAAGAGGATAATCTTGTCAGCTAATTGTtgagtggtttatttttttgttttgtcttttatgTTGCATTTGATgactttgtttcttttcttgtagGGAAGTGGAAGATTTTGCACGAAGGTTAAATTCTGCTTGGCCTGAAAGGATGCAAATTTGATCTTTGGCCCAACACAGAAGACTAGTAACAATTTCTATGAATAGCAATGGTTCAACGCAGCTGTATATAGGTATGTTCTATCTATCTTCTCAATATTCGCGGTGAACCCTACTTGCTGCCTTGTTTTCTATCAGAAGCatcattaaattttgttgaCATGCACATGACTGGAATCAACTAGTTATAAGTTACTTCATCACTCTCATGCATTTCATTCATCACATACAACACTCTCTCCAAAGTTCAAATTAAGACTGAGGGGTGAGAAAGAGACAATTAATATGGGTGCCGGTCTACTTGCAATTGGTTCTTGTGCAATTGGTCTATGCAGTGATGAACATTACTTAAATGCTTGCAATAGAATCTGGAATGAGCCCTCTTGTCCTTGTTGCTTATCGACAACTCTTTGCTACTGTGTCCATTGCTCCCTTTGCTTATTGGCTCGAgtggtaattatatatatatataccctttctgattttgttttattttcatatatataaacaatgcaTGCATGAAAGGCTTTGATGAACTTTGAACCACCTATAACATTCTCACTGTGAGTGTCACCGTCGATATCCCTTTTCTTTTGGTTGATGCATGATTGTGTTATTTATCctttaaatgtatttatatatgtttgctGTATATAAATGTagctttgtttttgaaatttgaatggtaTAACCCAAATTTTGTGAGCAGGCAAAATACTTCAACGACGGTCCTTATGAAAACCCGTCTTTATAGCCTTATTTACCAACAACGACGGGTGCTCGAGCCACCGTCGTTGAAACCTCAAACAACAATGACGGTGTCCTCACCACCGACGTTGACATACTACCAAACAACGTCGGTGGTGAGCCCGCCACCGATGTTGAcaggaaacaaaacaaatacgGGTGTTATTCGTACCCGACGTTGATATGGACAACAACAACGACGAGTCTTGCTAACCCGACGTTGAAATGGACCAAAACAACGACGGGTTGTCTAATATGTGCGTCGTTGAATCCTTTTTTATAACGTCTATTCTTTTATAGCCACTGACGTTGTATTCTTGCATTACAAAGACGGGTCCTAGGATGACCGATGTTGTTGTTGTCGACATACAACGACATCTGGAACAAAGACGGTGTGGGGCCCGTCGTAGATACCGGttttcaaccgatgtagaagctTCTTTTTGtagttgtgtttttattttttcgctTTTAACTAAACATGTTTTTAGGagcaaaatttgatttcaatttaCTACAACTAAACAAgttcatttctttttcctttaaaatcATGTTCGTGATTTTTAAA encodes the following:
- the LOC114370261 gene encoding uncharacterized protein LOC114370261, coding for MVHLRLVAMGKIMEGDSIIHTVAYADDVVRVSVETVIDPEAEVPYATSEIQYVKQAVNTFVAWPTHLVKAVLDEHPQRIPHNEDAHVPKPANVNADDPLRELMKYSFDLYDKPLQISFDGSFLGIVDASTSIFITYSDVIEIIAGDKSLNISVIQLWLMYIHEWSQIFSQGFMYAFLEPQSLVCSKDRRSECEQYLERWLKESDREVYIGPYFHQEHWQLIILCPRQHVVVWFCSLRRKPDMHIKATINSVMTKLKKTLSPETKAVAPKWIEVKVSQLCTMC